In Chloroflexota bacterium, a single window of DNA contains:
- a CDS encoding CBS domain-containing protein has product MLVGDRMSHPVITIPPDMPVVDALNLMRVEHIRRTPVVDEKGKLVGIVSDKDLLNASPSAATTLSVWEINYLLSKINVGDVMTKDVVTITEDTPIEEAARIMADNKIGGLPVVRDGKVVGIITETDLFKILLEMMGARAPGVRVSILVPNVRGELALITKAIAEAGGYIISLGTFSGEDTSNALLTIKLQGLTEDEVRDALKELVEKFEDIRTMPAA; this is encoded by the coding sequence ATGCTCGTCGGCGATCGTATGTCTCACCCCGTCATCACCATTCCCCCTGACATGCCGGTAGTCGATGCCCTCAACCTCATGCGGGTGGAACATATCCGCCGCACCCCCGTGGTGGACGAAAAGGGCAAACTCGTCGGTATCGTCTCAGACAAAGACCTGCTCAACGCCTCCCCTTCAGCAGCCACAACGCTGAGCGTTTGGGAAATCAACTACCTGCTCAGCAAAATCAACGTTGGCGATGTGATGACCAAAGACGTGGTCACCATCACCGAAGACACCCCCATCGAAGAAGCCGCCCGCATCATGGCCGATAACAAAATCGGCGGCCTGCCCGTCGTGCGCGACGGCAAAGTGGTGGGCATCATCACCGAAACCGACCTTTTCAAGATCTTGCTGGAAATGATGGGTGCACGCGCGCCCGGCGTGCGGGTGTCCATTCTGGTGCCCAACGTGCGGGGCGAACTGGCCCTCATCACCAAAGCCATCGCCGAAGCAGGCGGCTACATCATCTCGCTGGGCACGTTCTCGGGCGAAGATACGTCCAACGCCCTGCTGACCATCAAACTGCAAGGTTTGACGGAAGATGAAGTGCGGGACGCCCTGAAAGAACTGGTCGAAAAATTCGAGGATATTCGCACGATGCCTGCCGCGTAA
- a CDS encoding ABC transporter ATP-binding protein — protein sequence MAILELRDVTSGYGEVQILWGITLALQESSMTSLVGANGAGKTTLLRTIMGLNRPWQGQVLFEGEDVSKLPPHAKADRGLILVPEGRQLFTHMTVLENLAMGASPKRARADYNRNLELVFEMFPRLKDRQNQKAGTMSGGEQQMLAVARGIMASPKVLMIDELSLGLAPFLVLQLFESLKKLRETGITVLLVEQNVQMALAVTDYAYVLAEGRIEIEGPSRTVASNPDVQKAYLGL from the coding sequence ATGGCTATCCTGGAACTGCGCGATGTAACTTCCGGCTACGGCGAAGTGCAAATTCTTTGGGGCATCACGCTGGCCCTGCAAGAAAGCAGCATGACCTCGCTGGTCGGCGCCAACGGTGCGGGGAAAACCACCCTGCTGCGCACCATCATGGGCCTCAACCGGCCCTGGCAGGGGCAGGTGCTTTTCGAAGGCGAAGACGTCAGCAAACTGCCGCCCCACGCCAAAGCCGACCGCGGGCTGATTCTGGTGCCCGAAGGCCGCCAGCTCTTCACCCACATGACCGTGCTGGAAAATCTGGCGATGGGGGCTTCCCCCAAACGCGCCCGCGCCGACTACAATCGCAACCTGGAACTCGTGTTCGAGATGTTCCCCCGCTTGAAAGACCGCCAAAACCAGAAAGCGGGCACCATGAGCGGCGGCGAACAGCAAATGCTGGCCGTGGCCCGGGGCATCATGGCCTCTCCCAAAGTGCTGATGATCGACGAACTCTCGCTGGGGTTGGCTCCTTTCCTGGTATTGCAACTTTTCGAAAGCCTCAAAAAGCTGCGGGAAACCGGCATCACGGTGCTGCTGGTGGAACAAAACGTCCAAATGGCGCTGGCCGTGACCGATTACGCCTACGTGCTCGCTGAAGGGCGCATCGAAATCGAAGGGCCTTCCCGCACGGTGGCCAGCAACCCCGACGTGCAAAAAGCCTACCTGGGCTTATAA